In the genome of Branchiostoma floridae strain S238N-H82 unplaced genomic scaffold, Bfl_VNyyK Sc7u5tJ_1421, whole genome shotgun sequence, the window tgcaaatgtggaagtcatttgcctgaaaattacaaaatcccTAATCATATTCAGTGAATATATATGATCAGTATATGAGGCCTCCAAACTCTGGTTTGGTAATGCAATGtaaaagctatatatatatattgtaaagaacaaattttGCCATTGGGTTTCTTAGGGCTGTAAAAGTTGCAATGCTGTGATATGTTGTGAAGTTCTAAACATCTCACAAATGATTTATGAATTGTAGGTACAAACAATGGCAGCGAGACCACGCCTCCCCACAGAGGAGGAGATAGACCAGATGAAGCCTCTTAAGTTAGCAAGGCTTCTCCTAGACTTTGGCATGACTGAGGATGAAACTGATAAGATGGAAAAAGAAGAGGCGAGGGCAGAACTGAAGAAGAGGATCAGGGATATGCGGGCAATGGCTGCAACAAGGAGACGTCCTGGACAGGTACGAATTAATAAATACCATTAACGTCTTATAATATGGAGTTCTCATGTTATCACTTTCCAATGTTGGGATACTCTTAGTCATGGACTTAAGTGTTGGAGTTGGTTGTGTCATGGAGTATTTCCGGTAAAGTCCACGGAAAACATACAACaataattacctccataaaTATTCATGGAActatattttcagtagcatttgtctttgtgtctgtcaacaagatatctcaagaacggctgggtggatttttttaaacttggtgtgttggtagggtgtgacgaaagctggaaattataagattttgggccccctagtggctaatatcccttggtactgcagtggaatttCCGGTTTTGATTCGCGTTCTAAACGaactatggtcacgattttggtgTGACAGATCTCTTGCGCTTGGGAAGAAGTGACgtgagtttgggccctctagcaacTAGGCTTGGAATTGGAGGGgcatttttgtataaaaaaaaacttccgaAGAGGATGactcaagaaaggaataacAGATTTTCAGGATTTTTGTACCTGGGTAGCTTtgacaaagatgtacaaaataaaatggaaattatgcaaattaggaggtcatttacataattagtgaaaatattcattcatagcagttttttcaatgtttttcttGTCTCGGACATGACACGGTATTGGCATTTGAGGGGCAGGTAGCTTTCGACGTCAGGACAACGTGGGGCAAGATTCAGCCCCTAACATtgaattttggaactgcaggggcatttttgtcaaaacactcCAAAGAGAataattgaagaaataaacgacgaatttccattatttggggtatgcaggtagcttaggcaaagatgtacacaatagtatgcatgttatgcaaatggttacttcatttgcataatgaataagGAACTTATATTATtctattgttttccataactgaaCTTAGATGCAACAGGTTTAATACCTGACtggtggaacataaacagataccaaacatgaaaatgaggaactgacttgcataattaatgcaaaaatggcaaaagtgttaaatgataaatgatttttttttatttgttacatgtgtaaACTAATCAAACATGAACactaccatgcataaatcatgtaaatgtgtatgtcATTTGTATAACATATACAAAAGCtccaaatatttcatggaggtatgaggtcgccgaagtCTAGTTGACAATGTAATTTGAATTCttgattaattgatattttggtAGAAAAAACACCGGTATCGATCAAAGAATGCTATTGTTAGTATCATTCTGTCCATGTCGACATGTGAAATTCAATTTGTATTGCCCCTGTCTCTGTCAGCCGAGCTAGCCCTTTGCAATAGCCACAGgacaatagatttttaaaaaaagaattaatgTCACACAGTGTCAGTCACATGGGGATGGCATCCAAatttatactctccaagcagaggttggtggggaaaatcgtgaccttttccttatatgcagTCTTTTTCGATCAGCCTCCCCATGGTGGGGAGTACCAAATTCATACATTTGTCGTACATCTTCTTGGCCTTTGGTTTCCTCTGATTGCTTCCATGAGCATCATTGTATCAACCATGTGTAAGAACTTTTGATATCTTTGCCAGATTACAGAAATGTTGCAGCGAGCTATGTTTGAGAACAAAATGAAGCGTGGGCGCCTAACACAAATCTGCAGCTCAATCTTGGACTTTGTCGACTCCATGGATAATGACGACAAACAAAAGATGAGTGAAATCTTCGGTCAAGATCTTCGAGTAGTCTTGACAGATGTGTGGACATTTCTCCAAGACGACAACTGTCCCATCTTAGTCGTAGGTTAGTTAACGTTATGTTTCCCATCCGACCTCTGGGCTTGTCTGAACAAAAAGTAAACATTGGCCAAAGACTAAAGTAGGATAAATATCAGAGGTATAGACCTGTGTAAAAAGAATCTTTGGAACAataaatatgtgtgtgtgtaagcaaCATTGCCAGACGGGCACAATATTGTTGGTAAAATAAGACTATATGTATATAATCAGTAGTAATGGGATTATATAAATCTTAAACGAGCTGGAAAAACACATTGTATGATTCTTATGGTAAAATTGTAAACTGCAGTGACTGTCACATTTTTCATATTCACAATTGGTTCACAAAGCCTTTTAACATTGATGATCATGACGTAGGTGACTCGAGTTGTCCAGTCTGATAACAGGGTATGTTCAGCACAGAGGGAAAGCGTGTAAGATAAGTAATGAATAAAAATAAGAGGGAACGCTCACGGCATATCTACATTTCTTGATGGTGTAGGAGAGACCTCATCAGGGAAGAGCAGCCTCCTCAACTTGCTGCTGGGCGAGGACATCTTGCCGGTGTCCCATCTGGCCAGTACCTCTACCCTGTGCTTCGTCAGGCAtggtgaagtgaagaaagcaACGATCTACCTAACAGAAGGCAACACTTCTAGTACTGCTGGCATTGATCTCCAAGATGCAGGCAGAGCAAAGGAGGAACTTGCTTCCTACGTGCACAGATGGGGAAATGAAGATGCCACTGgagtccaaaaagtggtcatagAGTGGCCTCTTGAATCACTGcaggtttgtttttctgtcgCTTTTGTTATTTGTCGTTATTCTGTGATTCTCACATGATGATCAGACCTTTGCTGAGTTTGGTTCTGTAAATGGATTGTGTAATGTAATTATTAAAAAATCTCCCTTTCAGCCATACGTTACTAACCGCCCTGCTTTTCAGGATGGAATATGTCTTGTTGATGGCCCGGGGATTATGTCAACGCTACAGATGGATGAAGTTGTGGCGGGTGCGGTGTCTTCCACCTGTGCCTTTATCTACATGATCAACAGCGCCATTCCCCTGAAACCAGCATCAAGCTTCAGTGCTGGTGGGGAAGGGATAGATGATCATACAGATGGGGTATGGAATCAAATTAAGAATGTGCTTTTTAGCCCAAACTGACTGCAAACAAATTCATAGAAATATATAAAATACTTCAATTATCTACTAATATCAGATTGTGCTTCATGTAACCTTACATATTGAAATTAGATATAAAAGATTGGTATAGACAATAGACAATAAAAGCAAGGGGTTCTAGAGTCCATTATTTTAAGATATTTACAAGTTCAGGTTGCAGAGGCATATCTCACTCATCACTCACCCATACACTCACTCAATCGCCTTCACTCTACTCACACCCATTCACTTACTCATTTTCACATTAGGATATTGAGGAAATATAACATCTGGTCCAATGTCTACTTCCAGCTTTCCCGTCTGCTGAAGTTGTGCCAGAACCACAAATGGGGAGATGCATTCAACATGTCTCGGTTCGACCTCAAATCCACAATGTTCGTCTGCAACAAGTGGGACAGTGTCAAGCAAGATGAGAGTGAAGTAGTGAAGAATGACTACTTAAAGAAACTTAAGGACCACTTCCCAGAGCTGAGAGATGATCAAGTGTTCTTTCTCTCATGCAATAAGGTACGCAATAAAGCAAGCCAATTGAAGCGAATGTGCTTCcatcattaaccctattcagacgggggggggggggggggctggtggCTTTTGAGGCTCGcggcaactttgatgtcctataacgccagaacggcttacgctagcgccaccaaatttagtgagttttcctaaaatattgttggcaacaaaaccgtttgttgacaggcagttttgccaaaaaatcgctaatttcagttctaacaatttatttttcacgtttatttgctatattactgctattttgttacataaatgaaatcttatgttatttagcatatctttcataattataaatGCATAGataatgctaatttgatgacatcatcagccccaaatccaagatggtggaccgtatggccagatcaagaataacaagctaattatcccttaaaatctgtaactacctggtatttttcattaaaaaaacatctaaatgaatgtatttagtctatttctattgccttttgtgattatttgttgcaaaaaaagtattttaaaaaattcaaggtggtggatgtaatatggcggagcccaactggtatcttaaatgtgcatgacgtcattttaggaTGTCATTTTGACGTCAATGATGTTGCTATGTGGTTATAGTTGTTGACTTGCATTCATGTCTAAAGTTCCCTCAGACAGGCCCAATGCTGTGtacttgactcaggtgaaaataggGGCCTGACTTCGGTTAGGGACTTCTCCTCGGCCATGTCAAACTAGACATGGTTTGACTACAACAACAATTGTTTCATGGGAAAATGGCTCAAGTTTGcggatgtatatatgtatgtgttacAGTACACTTTGCTTGCAGGCTGTGAGTCCAGCTGGACAGCTGTCCCCAGAGTTTTCCAGGCTGTTGGACGGGTTGGACAAGCTGCTTCCACAGAGTCTTCAGCACAAACTGGAGCTGCAGTATCAGTCAGTAACTCAACTtgattacctccataaaatgcAATGGAGGTTATAGTTTCACTAGCGTTAAAATGTCtatctgtgaacaagataactgaAGAACGgctggtttcatacttggtgtgttggtggggtgcgacgaaagctagaaatgattagattttgagccccctagcaaAATTCCGGTTTTGCTTTCTCGTGCACTGAAAaggctatggtcacgaatttaaAGAATTAGAAAGCTCTtatgctcaggaataagtgacataagttttggccccctagcgactagttttgggatagcaggggcatttttgtcaaaaacttctgaagtggataactcaagaagggaacaacgaatttttatgttttttggtatgtaggcatcttagacaatgttgtgcaaaatgaaatactgattatgcaaaataggagtacatttgcataatttatgagaatAATCTCTCatagcaatttttttaatgtatctgtTGTCCCGGACaggatatggtcttgacattttagtggtagatagctttcagcgtcatgacaaagtggggcgaGCTTTAGCCCTCtaagatttatttttggaactgcatgggcatttttgtcaagacattccaaagaggactACTGCAGAAAGgacggattgacatcattttaggcatgcgggtagcttaggcaaagatgtttataatgatatacgtcatcatcatcagcgcgggctgcttgcccggaccaagtccaccctctccttccagacgtctctgtcccccatatccgtgttatgcaaatgaggacttaatttgcataattaatgtggaaattgcataattccattgttttcaataattggacttcaataaatgtaacacacataaattatgatagatggaacataagcagataccaaatatgctaatgaggaactgatttgtgtaatatatgcaaaaattgcaaaatcgcTGAATGGTTAATGATGgaaaatttcatacttgtgacatgtgtatgttagtcaatgatgaacatcaccatgcataaatcatgaaaatgtgcaaatCCTTTGcataaaattttaaaaagtatttcatggaagtatgagatcgccgaactctagttacaaaAGTTCTTGTAATCAGCAGCAGATGAAATTTGGGGCTAGAGATGCAATACGTAGCAATTTCAAATGAGGACATTTAGAACATTCATTAAATTTTCAGTGTTTGTATGATATCTATCTATTTAACAGACATGTATGGGAACTGCTGCAGAAGGCATCACAACTCATCAGGCTGAAACTGCACAGTGCGTATGGAACACAGACAGAAAGGACGGAGGCAAGGAAAGAAGCCCGGCGGCGTCTTACAAACTTCCACATTCATGCTCAGGACGTCCTACAGAGTCTTAACCAAAGATTGACAGACACAAGGAGGGAAGCTGAGCACCACCGAAGGGCATGTCTTACAGATGAAGCTCTCAAGGATCGTGTCTACAAGAAGATACTTAGTGTCTACAACAAGAAAGACTACCAACAGTTGTCTCAGGGCTACATTGGCACAGCACGGATGATAACAGCCATTGCTGATGAGGTTGAATCACAGTTGAAGAATAACACAAACTCAGCGTTCAACCGGTGCATCCGTGAAGCTGATATCAACCTAAAGGAAGAATTTGAAACAAGGTTCGGTGCCTTGTTGAAACAGCACAATAATGTGATTGAGGAAATGCTAAACTCTCCACAGCTTCCATCGCCATTTCGGCAACTTTATACGATTTTCAAGGAAACATGCTTCAAAATCTTAAGTATCTTTTCCAAGACCTATGCTCTGGCGAGAACCATTGACCCTACCCTCAGCAGTCAAATCTGGACAATGGTGGACCTTGCACAAAGTCTGGACGAGATATTGGTGAGCCCTGATAACAGGCCAGAATACATCAAGCTTTTAACCAAGAAGGTGTTTGCTGCGATGACAAAGACAGATGCCATCAAGTCAGCCGTGGAAAAACATCTGAAAGGAACAATTGACTACATGCAAGCATGCAAAGATGCTATTCCCAGACTCAAAGAAGTTGACGAGCAGATTCTTCAAGATGCAGAAACAGAGACAAGAAGTGCAGCTGAAATAAGGACCATCTATGAACCGAGATTGGATAAAGTTACCGAGCTGGCCGAGAAGCTTTGTGGCTTCTACACTACTGACATCAAAAAGCACGAGTTCGATCTTGCCATCGGGAAACCGTCCAGCTGGAAACCTCCCAAGGAAGGGGGGCAAGGCCGTGTGTACCGTGTTCAACTCAGCAAAGATGGAGGCACGTTCACGGCAGCTGTGAAGATCCCAAAAGAGCTTCCTGCTGGTGAGACCTATGCTAACTTTGTCAGGGAGGCAGAAAACCTCAGGtaatttaatacatgtacatgtacatcactcaTACGCACTTATCTATACTGTGGAGTGAGGTTTGTCAATAAGCCTGCATGTTGCTCCTATTTTCCAGTGCTTTTTGACCTTTTTGATCTGCACAAAGAAGCTGTCCAGTGGTCAGCTCCATGAATGACCGTGCCTTTCTTGGCTACTGAATATATTTCAGGATGCTGAAGGGACAACATG includes:
- the LOC118407579 gene encoding uncharacterized protein LOC118407579, translating into MAARPRLPTEEEIDQMKPLKLARLLLDFGMTEDETDKMEKEEARAELKKRIRDMRAMAATRRRPGQITEMLQRAMFENKMKRGRLTQICSSILDFVDSMDNDDKQKMSEIFGQDLRVVLTDVWTFLQDDNCPILVVGETSSGKSSLLNLLLGEDILPVSHLASTSTLCFVRHGEVKKATIYLTEGNTSSTAGIDLQDAGRAKEELASYVHRWGNEDATGVQKVVIEWPLESLQDGICLVDGPGIMSTLQMDEVVAGAVSSTCAFIYMINSAIPLKPASSFSAGGEGIDDHTDGLSRLLKLCQNHKWGDAFNMSRFDLKSTMFVCNKWDSVKQDESEVVKNDYLKKLKDHFPELRDDQVFFLSCNKAVSPAGQLSPEFSRLLDGLDKLLPQSLQHKLELQYQHVWELLQKASQLIRLKLHSAYGTQTERTEARKEARRRLTNFHIHAQDVLQSLNQRLTDTRREAEHHRRACLTDEALKDRVYKKILSVYNKKDYQQLSQGYIGTARMITAIADEVESQLKNNTNSAFNRCIREADINLKEEFETRFGALLKQHNNVIEEMLNSPQLPSPFRQLYTIFKETCFKILSIFSKTYALARTIDPTLSSQIWTMVDLAQSLDEILVSPDNRPEYIKLLTKKVFAAMTKTDAIKSAVEKHLKGTIDYMQACKDAIPRLKEVDEQILQDAETETRSAAEIRTIYEPRLDKVTELAEKLCGFYTTDIKKHEFDLAIGKPSSWKPPKEGGQGRVYRVQLSKDGGTFTAAVKIPKELPAGETYANFVREAENLR